TGTTCGAGGACCACGAGGCGCCGCCGGAGGATATCGACGACCAGCACGAGGCGGACGACTGGGGCGACTTCGTCGTCCTCGGCGAGGACGGCGACCTCCACGCGGTCACGCGCGAGGAGGTCGGGTCGGAGACGCCCGCGACCGCCCGTCTAGATGCCGAGACGACCGTTTCGACGGTCGACGGCGAGGACGTGACGGTCCGCACGGACTTCGCGCGCCAGAAGGCGAACGTCATGGCGAACTACGACCCGGAGACGGTCGAGGACATCACGACCGTCCCGGCCGACGCCATCGCGAAGACCGCGCGCGAGTTCGCCGCCGCGGAGAAGGGCCAGTGGTTCACGGGCGAGGGCATCAATCACTGGTTCCACGGGAACAGCGAACTCCAGCGGTCGATCTTCTTCGTGCAGTCGATGCTCGGGAACATCGGAGACAAGGGCCAGGGGTACTACAACTACTCCGGCCAGTACAAGATCGAGCTCCTGGACGGCTACCCGCAGTACGTCAACCCCGACGGCCACAGCGCGCACGGGATGTACCCCGGGTACGCGTTCGCGTTCTTCGGCGGCGAGTCGCTCGACCCCCACGAGATCCGCGGAGACTTCGACCGCGAGCTCGACCTCGTCCCGCAAGGAGACGCCACCGAGCCCGTGATGCCGAAGAACGCGGAGACGTACACGATGTCGAAGCCGACGGTGCTGTGGACGATGAACTGCAACCTCCTGAACCAGACCAAGCACCAGGAGCACGTCCTCAACAACTTCGTGAAACACCCCGAGACGGAGAACGAGCTGTTCGTCGTCTCGGACATGCACATGACGTACTCCGCGCAGCACGCGGACATCGTCCTCCCGGCGCCGTCCTGGCTCGAGTGCGAGTATCCCGACATCACGGTCGGGCCGGAGAACCCGTTCGTGACGATGGACCACGGCATCATGGACCCCATCTACGACACGAAGCAGGACGGGGAGGTCGTGGCGATGGTCGCCGAGAAACTCGACGAGAAGATCCCGCCCGAGGAGCGCAACGTGGACTCCTACCGCGAGTACTTCGCGGAGTTCCTCGACGACGACGGGGACGTCACGAACTACATCCAGGAGGCGTTCGACGCCGGGATGACGACGCAGGGTATCGACGTCGAGGACCTCGAGGACGGTCCGGAGCGCCTGAAGCTGAAGACGTATCCCAGAGTCCCGTTCTACTCGCAGATCCACGAGGACCGGCCGTTCTACACGAAGACCGGCCGGATGGAGTTCCACAAGGAAGAGGACCGGTTGCTCGAGCACGGTCGCGGTGACCTCGACCACATCGAGAGCGTCGAGGGGACGCCGTACGGTCGCGGCGAGAAGTGGTCGGAGGCGAAGGACATGGAGAACCCGATCTACGAGGACGGGTACGAGTTCTACTACAACACGCCGCACTCGAAGTACCGCACGCACTCGTCGTGGGGGATGACGGACTGGAACCTCATCTGGTCGTCGCGGGACTTCGGGAGCGTCTCGGGCGATCCGGAGGGGACCGAACGCCTCATAGACGACTTCTCGTTCCCGCAGGGCGAGGGCGAGACGGAGGAGGCGCCGGCGCTCGGGGAGGCGTTCGCGGAGATCCACCCGGACGACGCAGCGTCGATCGACGTCGAGAACGGCGACTACATTCGCATCAAGGGCGAGCGCGGTGACACCGTCGTTCGCGTGATGGTGAGCGACCGCCAGCGGCCGTCGACGGCCGGCGAGGAGTCCTTCGGGCAGGTGACGGTCTGGCACGGCTGGTGGCCGCAGCACTTCCCCGACGACGAGGACGCGGAGGGAGAGGACGGCGAGAAGGGGTTCAACGTGACGACGAACATCTGGCTCGACCCCGGCCAGGAGACCGACGACCTCGTCCACAAGGCCGTGTTCGGCGACCCGAACGTCTCCGAGGAGGTCTCGGAGGACATCGTCTGGCACGGCGCGGAGCTCGAGCACGGCTACGAGGAGACGGTGTGGGCGCCGACGGGCGTGAATCGCGACGACCTGATCACGATCGAGAAGTACCGGGAAGCGGACTGGTGGCCGGGCGACGCGCGCGAAGAGGACCGGTTCCAGTCGTACGTGGACGGCTCGCTGCAACCGAACGGTACCGGAGGTGCCGACTGAATGCCACAGACCTACAACCCGCAACTCGGCCACGAGCACAGTTACCCCTACGAGCACCGCCAGGAGGAGCGCGACTGGCACTGGGGGATGATCGTGAACACG
This genomic window from Halorubellus sp. JP-L1 contains:
- a CDS encoding molybdopterin-dependent oxidoreductase, with the protein product MSLSRRDFLTAAGAGSVAALAGRAWEATDAVDPVTAVDNPLKSYPNRDWEQVYHDIYSYDEVDWTVCHPNCTQSCALNFYMKNGVPIRAEQVYHNEEPSVGPSGYEDADVSQHWNPRGCMKGLTLHRRTYEPSRIKYPLVRKGWSPDDPNPEGRGEDEFERVSWDEAVDLVAEKMANLEDEKRFHIFNAIKSDGLFTRHGSGRRLASIFGGCEWTEYDWYADLPPGHVMTTGYQTSDSDASAWRDADYTIIQGKNLIHNKLADNHWFQETRERGGEIVGIYPDYSPTVQKCDRWLPLRPGSDPALPLGFAHVIIDEELYDAEFMRQFTSLPLLVREDDEKYLRAHEVFEDHEAPPEDIDDQHEADDWGDFVVLGEDGDLHAVTREEVGSETPATARLDAETTVSTVDGEDVTVRTDFARQKANVMANYDPETVEDITTVPADAIAKTAREFAAAEKGQWFTGEGINHWFHGNSELQRSIFFVQSMLGNIGDKGQGYYNYSGQYKIELLDGYPQYVNPDGHSAHGMYPGYAFAFFGGESLDPHEIRGDFDRELDLVPQGDATEPVMPKNAETYTMSKPTVLWTMNCNLLNQTKHQEHVLNNFVKHPETENELFVVSDMHMTYSAQHADIVLPAPSWLECEYPDITVGPENPFVTMDHGIMDPIYDTKQDGEVVAMVAEKLDEKIPPEERNVDSYREYFAEFLDDDGDVTNYIQEAFDAGMTTQGIDVEDLEDGPERLKLKTYPRVPFYSQIHEDRPFYTKTGRMEFHKEEDRLLEHGRGDLDHIESVEGTPYGRGEKWSEAKDMENPIYEDGYEFYYNTPHSKYRTHSSWGMTDWNLIWSSRDFGSVSGDPEGTERLIDDFSFPQGEGETEEAPALGEAFAEIHPDDAASIDVENGDYIRIKGERGDTVVRVMVSDRQRPSTAGEESFGQVTVWHGWWPQHFPDDEDAEGEDGEKGFNVTTNIWLDPGQETDDLVHKAVFGDPNVSEEVSEDIVWHGAELEHGYEETVWAPTGVNRDDLITIEKYREADWWPGDAREEDRFQSYVDGSLQPNGTGGAD